A single Hippopotamus amphibius kiboko isolate mHipAmp2 chromosome 5, mHipAmp2.hap2, whole genome shotgun sequence DNA region contains:
- the PPRC1 gene encoding peroxisome proliferator-activated receptor gamma coactivator-related protein 1 isoform X3, which produces MPGGCGRRIGPSGPGSFARGMRAEVLLHEEGDDSGFVSLSRLGPCLRDKDLEMEELILQDGTLLGTMHSYMDASLISLIEDFGSLGESRLSLEDQNEVSLLTALTEILDNADSENLSPFDSIPDSELLVSPREGSSLHRLLSLSRTPPERDLITPTDPLGPSTGSSRLSGVEMSLTDPPWDFSPPSFLETSSPKLPSWRPPRSRPRWGQSPPSQQRSDGEEEEEVAGFSSEMLAGELNNSVSSTPDFPMHLACPEEEDKTAAAAEMAVQAAGDESISSLSELVRAMHPYCLPNLTHLTALEDELQEQPDDLTLPEDCVVLEIVGQAATAGNDLEIPVVVRQIPTGPQPVLLDDSLEAGPALQLLMPTLEAETEAAVPKEALCPEKEGLSPDSKGKLESACLLEPREVMEPMAPKGPQNLPANAMLSSQRARKGRRKKSKEQPAACAEGYARRLRSASRGQSTAVTEGTSQGGSLTQEDVQREVGPPRGRGKPRAWARAWAAALEKPSSGNLESSAGQASPAKEGPLDLYPSLVDPIQANPVSTHLALVDSAQADPMPLDSVEADPTAVDTDATVVDPVPVDPALADLASANSELVDPLPADPVLIDPVLADSAAVDPAVVVPISDDLPPVDPVLAKPVKVDSVPSDQVPVDPVLVKSRPTDPRRGAVSSGQGSPAPQVLLESESSDFPKGISPKVKEVVGPLKGESGTSATTQEARPRPLSLSEYRRRRQHRQAEAEERNPQPPAGKWPSLPETPTGLADIPCLVIPPAPAKKTALQRSPEAPPEASFAPVGPSPASPSPEPPASKPMASTPTEQVPSQEMLLPARPPPPAVQSLPPTVPTALPFPTGGLAVTPMLQGGGVPSLPPPPLQPPSVPMSLGPVPPDPYAHYAPVPPWPCYPPVSPSGYPCLPPPPTVPLVSSTPGAYAVPPTCNVPWVPPPAPVPPYSSSCTYGHLGWGPGLQHPPFWPTVPPPPLPLTSVGRAVSAPKVEPSGIPAGPPESVLTVPMASPLSLGAAGQGAPQIEANKAEVKPVPASPHLKHKVSSPVHSPRIKAPPCLSTESVAVEEPASERLKPEPQETRPREKPSSPVAKAVPTPAPRQSTTTKLPAVHPARLRKLSFLPAPCTQGPEDVVQAFISEIGIEASDLSSLLEQFEKSEAKKECSPPAPADSLAVGNSGSVDTPQEKRPLDRLQAPELANVAGLTPPATPPHQLWKPLAAVSLLAKAKSPKSTAQEGTLKPEGVTEAKHPAAARLQEGVHGPSPVHVGSGDHDYCVRSRTPPKKTPALVIPEVGSRWNIKRHQDITIKPVLSLGPATPLPPCTAASQKPLDHRTSNEQADPPAPCLASSTLLSPEASPCRNDMNTRTLPDPSAKQQSVRCYRKVCRSASPPSRGWQGRRGRSSRSVSSGSNRTSEASSSSSSSSSSSSRSRSRSLSPPHKRWRRSSCSSSGRSRRCSSSSSSSSSSSSSASSSSSRSRSRSPSPRRRSDRRRRYSSYRSHDHYQRQRVLQKERAIEERRVVFIGKIPGRMTRSELKQRFSVFGEIEECTIHFRVQGDNYGFVTYRYAEEAFAAIESGHKLRQADEQPFDLCFGGRRQFCKRSYSDLDSNREDFDPAPVKSKFDSLDFDTLLKQAQKNLRR; this is translated from the exons ATGCCGGGTGGCTGTGGGAGACGGATTGGACCGAGCGGACCTGGGTCGTTTGCTAGGGGGATGCGGGCAGAG GTGCTGCTGCATGAGGAGGGGGATGATTCTGGCTTTGTCAGTCTGTCTCGGCTGGGCCCCTGTTTGAGGGACAAGGACCTGGAGATGGAGGAGCTGATACTGCAGGATGGGACACTGCTGGGGACCATGCACAGCTACATGGATGCCTCCCTCATCTCCCTCATTGAAGATTTTGGTAGCCTTGGAGAG AGCAGATTATCTCTGGAGGACCAGAATGAAGTGTCACTGCTCACAGCTCTGACGGAGATCTTGGACAATGCAGATTCTGAGAACCTGTCTCCATTTGACAGCATTCCTGACTCAGAGCTGCTTGTGTCACCTCGGGAGGGCTCCTCT tTGCACAGGCTGCTCAGCCTCTCTCGGACACCTCCAGAACGTGACCTTATCACCCCAACTGACCCGTTGGGGCCCAGCACAGGCAGTAGTAGATTGAGTGGG GTTGAGATGTCTCTCACAGATCCCCCTTGGGACTTCTCTCCGCCCTCCTTCTTGGAGACCTCCTCCCCCAAGCTTCCTAGCTGGAGACCCCCAAGGTCAAGACCCCGTTGGGGCCAGTCCCCTCCTTCCCAGCAGCGTAGTgatggggaagaagaggaggaggtggccGGCTTCAGCAGCGAGATGCTTGCTGGGGAGCTCAACAACTCTGTGAGCAGCACTCCAGACTTCCCCATGCACCTGGCCTGTCCTGAGGAGGAAGataaaacagcagcagcagcagaaatgGCAGTGCAGGCAGCTGGTGACGAGAGCATCTCCTCCCTGAGTGAGCTGGTGCGGGCCATGCACCCGTACTGCCTGCCCAACCTCACCCACCTGACGGCACTCGAGGATGAGCTTCAAGAGCAGCCGGATGACTTGACGCTGCCTGAGGATTGTGTGGTGCTGGAGATTGTGGGCCAGGCGGCCACAGCCGGCAATGACCTGGAGATCCCAGTTGTGGTGCGACAGATCCCTACTGGACCCCAGCCTGTGCTCCTGGATGACTCGCTAGAGGCCGGTCCAGCATTGCAGCTGCTCATGCCTACTctagaggcagagacagaggctgCTGTGCCCAAGGAAGCCCTCTGCCCTGAGAAAGAGGGGTTGTCACCTGACTCAAAGGGAAAGCTGGAGTCAGCCTGCTTGTTGGAGCCCAGGGAGGTCATGGAGCCAATGGCACCCAAGGGGCCTCAGAACCTACCAGCCAACGCAATGCTAAGCTCCCAGAGAGCTCGAAagggcaggaggaagaagagcaaggAGCAGCCAGCTGCCTGTGCAGAAGGCTATGCCAGGAGGCTGAGGTCAGCCTCTCGTGGGCAGTCTACAGCAGTTACAGAGGGGACCTCTCAGGGAGGCAGCCTGACTCAGGAGGATGTTCAAAGAGAGGTTGGGCCTCCCCGTGGTAGAGGGAAGCCCCGGGCTTGGGCTCGGGCCTGGGCAGCTGCCTTGGAGAAGCCTAGTTCTGGAAACTTGGAGAGTAGTGCTGGACAAGCAAGTCCTGCTAAAGAAGGTCCTCTAGACCTCTACCCCAGCCTGGTTGACCCCATCCAAGCCAATCCGGTCTCAACCCATCTAGCACTGGTTGACTCTGCTCAAGCTGACCCCATGCCACTTGACTCTGTTGAAGCTGATCCCACTGCGGTTGACACTGATGCCACTGTGGTTGACCCTGTACCTGTTGACCCTGCTCTGGCTGACCTTGCTTCAGCAAATTCAGAGTTGGTTGACCCTCTCCCAGCTGACCCAGTGCTGATTGACCCAGTTCTGGCTGACTCGGCAGCAGTTGACCCTGCAGTGGTTGTTCCCATCTCAGATGACTTGCCTCCAGTAGACCCTGTCCTAGCCAAGCCAGTAAAAGTTGACTCTGTTCCCAGTGACCAGGTTCCAGTTGACCCTGTGCTAGTTAAGTCTAGGCCAACTGATCCCAGACGTGGTGCAGTGTCATCTGGCCAGGGGAGTCCAGCCCCCCAGGTCCTTCTGGAGTCAGAGTCCTCAGACTTCCCAAAGGGCATCAGTCCTAAAGTCAAGGAGGTCGTGGGTCCTCTGAAGGGGGAAAGTGGTACTAGTGCCACAACCCAGGAAGCCAGGCCTCGGCCTCTCAGCCTATCTGAGTACCGACGACGAAGGCAGCATCGCcaagcagaagcagaagagaggaacccccagcccccagctgggAAGTGGCCCAGCCTCCCAGAAACTCCCACAGGGCTGGCAGACATCCCTTGTCTTGTCATCCCACCAGCCCCAGCCAAGAAGACAGCTTTGCAGAGAAGCCCTGAGGCTCCTCCTGAGGCTAGCTTTGCGCCTGTGGGTCCTAGTCCTGCCTCTCCTAGTCCTGAGCCACCTGCAAGCAAACCTATGGCTTCAACTCCCACTGAGCAGGTGCCATCCCAAGAAATGCTACTGCCAGCAAGACctccacctcctgctgtgcagtcCCTGCCCCCCACAGTGCCCACTGCTCTGCCTTTTCCCACAGGTGGGCTGGCCGTGACTCCCATGCTGCAAGGTGGGGGTGTCCCCAGTCTGCCTCCACCACCCTTGCAGCCTCCTAGTGTTCCGATGTCTTTGGGGCCAGTGCCACCTGATCCTTATGCTCACTATGCCCCTGTGCCACCCTGGCCTTGTTATCCCCCTGTGTCCCCTTCTGGCTATCCTTGCCTGCCCCCACCACCAACGGTGCCCCTAGTGTCTAGTACTCCGGGTGCCTATGCCGTGCCCCCTACTTGCAATGTGCCTTGGGtacctcctcctgccccagtcCCACCTTATAGCTCCAGCTGTACCTATGGGCACTTGGGATGGGGTCCAGGGCTGCAACACCCTCCATTCTGGCCTACCGTTCCCCCACCTCCTTTGCCTCTGACCTCTGTTGGAAGAGCTGTTTCTGCACCCAAGGTGGAGCCCAGTGGCATCCCAGCTGGCCCTCCTGAAAGTGTACTAACTGTACCGATGGCTTCTCCTCTCAGTCTTGGGGCAGCTGGCCAGGGAGCTCCACAGATAGAGGCCAACAAGGCAGAGGTCAAGCCAGTGCCTGCATCTCCCCATCTGAAACACAAGGTGTCCTCTCCGGTGCACAGCCCTCGGATCAAGGCTCCACCATGTCTATCTACTGAGAGTGTGGCTGTTGAGGAGCCTGCATCAGAGAGGTTAAAGCCTGAGCCCCAGGAGACTAGGCCCAGGGAGAAGCCATCCTCTCCTGTTGCCAAGGCTGTTCCCACACCTGCACCAAGGCAGAGCACTACCACCAAACTGCCTGCTGTCCACCCAGCCCGTCTAAGGAAACTGTCCTTTCTGCCTGCCCCATGTACCCAGGGTCCTGAGGATGTGGTGCAGGCTTTCATCAGTGAGATTG GAATTGAGGCATCGGACCTGTCCAGTCTGCTGGAGCAATTTGAGAAATCAGAAG CCAAAAAGGAGTGCTCTCCCCCGGCTCCTGCTGACAGCCTGGCTGTAGGAAACTCAGG CAGCGTTGACACTCCCCAGGAGAAGAGGCCCCTAGACCGGTTACAAGCCCCAGAACTGGCCAACGTGGCAG GGCTCACCCCTCCAGCTACCCCTCCCCATCAGTTATGGAAGCCCCTGGCTGCTGTCTCACTGCTGGCCAAAGCCAAATCTCCTAAGTCCACCGCCCAGGAGGGAACCCTGAAGCCTGAAGGAGTTACAGAGGCCAAACATCCAGCTGCAGCCCGCCTCCAAGAAGGGGTCCATGGCCCTAGTCCAGTCCATGTGGGCTCTGGAGACCATGACTATTGTGTCCGGAGCAGGACTCCCCCCAAAAAGACGCCTGCCCTGGTTATTCCAGAGGTGGGCTCCCGATGGAACATCAAACGCCATCAGGATATCACCATCAAACCCGTCTTGTCCCTGGGCCCAGCCACCCCCTTGCCCCCATGCACAGCTGCCTCCCAGAAGCCACTTGATCACAGGACTAGCAATGAGCAGGCAGATCCCCCAGCCCCTTGCCTTGCCTCATCTACCTTGCTGTCCCCTGAGGCCTCACCCTGCCGGAATGACATGAACACTAGGACTCTCCCTGATCCCTCAGCCAAGCAGCAGTCAGTGCGCTGTTATCGAAAAGTCTGCAGGTCAGCCAGCCCCCCAAGCCGGGGCTGGCAAGGCCGCCGTGGCCGCAGCAGCCGTTCTGTCAGCTCTGGGTCCAACCGGACCAGTGAAGCATCTTCCTCTTCATCCTCATCGTCGTCTTCCTCATCCCGATCCCGGTCCAGGTCCCTCTCCCCCCCACACAAGAGGTGGCGAAG GTCCAGTTGCAGTTCCTCTGGACGCTCCCGAAGatgctcttcctcttcctcctcatcatCTTCTTCATCTTCCTCAGCCTCATCATCTAGTTCCCGAAGCCGGTCGCGTTCTCCATCCCCTCGCCGGAGAAGTGACAGGAGACGGCG GTACAGTTCCTATCGTTCACACGACCATTACCAAAGGCAGAGAGTTCTGCAAAAGGAGCGTGCAATA GAAGAGAGAAGAGTGGTTTTCATTGGGAAGATACCTGGCCGCATGACTCGGTCAGAGCTGAAACAGAGGTTCTCTGTTTTTGGAGAGATTGAGGAGTGTACCATCCACTTCCGTGTCCAAGG TGACAACTATGGCTTCGTCACTTACCGCTATGCTGAGGAGGCATTTGCAGCCATCGAGAGTGGCCACAAGCTGAGGCAGGCAGATGAACAGCCCTTTGATCTCTGCTTTGGGGGCCGCAGGCAGTTCTGCAAGAGAAGCTATTCTGATCTTG ACTCCAACCGGGAAGACTTTGACCCTGCTCCTGTAAAGAGCAAATTTGATTCTCTTGACTTTGACACATTGTTGAAACAGGCCCAGAAGAACCTCAGGAGGTAA